One Halalkalicoccus sp. NIPERK01 DNA segment encodes these proteins:
- a CDS encoding GTP cyclohydrolase III gives MTRTQITLVQIDNYGPWTVTPEPRREVDLQTLQSRLYADLCQQIGREGGYVFFTRFDNMIAVTNGLDRADHRLIQESIANRYPVSVSMGIGNGASPREALADATAVLQTAGSAQDHTRTGILGGDPLAADERTDEDVQIAHFDVIDVTGTYTDRVDAFETFIAIEQGYAALMRHMYAEHDSLSFFVGGDNVIATCPGLPEPSYEEAITHVSGEVGVDLQVGVGRGASAHDAGMAAKHALEECRHNGTRVERTAAADD, from the coding sequence GACGAGGACACAGATCACGCTGGTCCAGATCGACAACTACGGGCCGTGGACCGTCACCCCGGAGCCACGCCGGGAGGTCGATCTCCAGACGCTCCAGTCGCGGCTGTACGCCGACCTCTGTCAGCAGATCGGGCGCGAGGGCGGGTACGTCTTCTTCACCCGCTTCGACAACATGATCGCCGTCACCAACGGCCTCGACCGGGCGGACCATAGACTGATCCAGGAGTCGATCGCCAACCGCTACCCCGTCTCGGTCAGCATGGGGATCGGCAACGGGGCCAGCCCCCGAGAAGCGCTCGCCGACGCGACCGCGGTGCTCCAGACCGCCGGAAGCGCGCAGGACCACACGCGAACGGGGATCCTCGGCGGGGACCCCCTCGCCGCGGACGAACGCACCGACGAGGACGTCCAGATCGCCCACTTCGACGTGATCGACGTCACGGGCACCTACACCGATCGGGTCGACGCCTTCGAGACGTTCATCGCCATCGAGCAGGGCTACGCCGCGCTCATGCGCCACATGTACGCCGAACACGACTCGCTGTCCTTTTTCGTCGGCGGCGACAACGTCATCGCGACCTGTCCCGGTCTTCCCGAACCCTCCTACGAGGAGGCCATCACCCACGTCTCCGGCGAGGTCGGCGTCGACCTCCAGGTCGGGGTGGGTCGCGGCGCGAGCGCCCACGACGCCGGCATGGCCGCGAAACACGCCCTCGAGGAGTGTCGCCACAACGGCACCCGCGTCGAGCGGACGGCCGCCGCCGACGACTGA